The proteins below come from a single Canis aureus isolate CA01 chromosome 14, VMU_Caureus_v.1.0, whole genome shotgun sequence genomic window:
- the MYC gene encoding myc proto-oncogene protein, producing the protein MPLNVSFANRNYDLDYDSVQPYFYCDEEENFYQQQQQSELQPPAPSEDIWKKFELLPTPPLSPSRRSGLCSPSYVAVASFSPRGDDDGGGGSFSTADQLEMVTELLGGDMVNQSFICDPDDETFIKNIIIQDCMWSGFSAAAKLVSEKLASYQAARKDSGSPSPARGPGGCSTSSLYLQDLSAAASECIDPSVVFPYPLNDSSSPKPCASPDSAAFSPSSDSLLSSAESSPRASPEPLALHEETPPTTSSDSEEEQEDEEEIDVVSVEKRQPPAKRSESGSPSAGGHSKPPHSPLVLKRCHVSTHQHNYAAPPSTRKDYPAAKRARLDSGRVLKQISNNRKCASPRSSDTEENDKRRTHNVLERQRRNELKRSFFALRDQIPELENNEKAPKVVILKKATAYILSVQAEEQKLLSEKDLLRKRREQLKHKLEQLRNSGA; encoded by the exons ATGCCTCTCAACGTCAGCTTCGCCAATAGGAACTATGACCTCGACTACGACTCGGTGCAGCCGTATTTCTACTGCGACGAGGAGGAGAACTTctaccagcagcagcagcagagcgAGCTGCAGCCGCCGGCGCCCAGCGAGGATATCTGGAAGAAATTCGAGCTGCTGCCCACCCCGCCGCTGTCCCCGAGCCGCCGCTCCGGGCTCTGCTCGCCCTCCTACGTCGCAGTCGCGTCCTTCTCCCCCCGGGGGGACGAtgacggcggcggcggcagctTCTCCACCGCCGACCAGTTGGAGATGGTGACCGAGCTGCTGGGAGGAGACATGGTGAACCAGAGCTTCATCTGCGACCCGGACGACGAGACCTTCATCAAAAACATCATCATCCAGGACTGCATGTGGAGCGGCTTCTCGGCCGCCGCCAAGCTCGTCTCGGAGAAGCTGGCCTCCTACCAGGCTGCGCGCAAAGACAGCGGCAGCCCGAGCCCCGCCCGCGGGCCCGGCGGCTGCTCCACCTCCAGCCTGTACCTGCAGGACCTGAGCGCCGCCGCCTCCGAGTGCATCGACCCCTCCGTGGTCTTCCCCTACCCGCTCAATGACAGCAGCTCGCCCAAGCCCTGCGCGTCCCCCGACTCGGCCGCCTTCTCCCCGTCCTCGGACTCTCTGCTCTCCTCGGCCGAGTCCTCCCCCCGGGCCAGCCCCGAGCCCCTGGCGCTGCACGAGGAGACACCGCCCACCACCAGCAGCGACTCGG agGAAGAACAAGAGGACGAAGAAGAAATTGATGTTGTTTCTGTGGAAAAAAGGCAGCCCCCTGCCAAAAGGTCCGAATCGGGGTCCCCCTCTGCTGGAGGCCACAGCAAACCTCCTCACAGCCCGCTGGTCCTTAAGAGATGCCATGTGTCCACCCATCAGCACAACTACGCGGCACCCCCCTCCACCAGGAAGGACTATCCCGCCGCCAAGAGGGCGAGGTTGGACAGTGGTAGAGTCCTGAAACAGATCAGCAACAACCGCAAATGTGCCAGCCCCAGGTCTTCGGACACGGAGGAGAATGACAAGAGGCGAACACACAACGTCTTGGAGCGCCAGAGGAGGAACGAGCTGAAACGGAGCTTCTTTGCCCTGCGTGATCAGATCCCGGAGTTGGAAAACAATGAAAAGGCCCCCAAGGTAGTGATCCTTAAAAAAGCCACCGCGTACATCCTGTCCGTCCAAGCCGAGGAGCAAAAGCTCCTTTCCGAAAAGGACTTGTTGCGGAAGCGGCGAGAACAGTTGAAACACAAACTGGAACAGCTAAGGAACTCTGGTGCCTAA